In the Triticum aestivum cultivar Chinese Spring chromosome 2B, IWGSC CS RefSeq v2.1, whole genome shotgun sequence genome, cacgccccggacacgcgtgttgcctcttcggacatgccacaacaccaccccgcatgtatgagggcccggtacgacgctccggtggcattgctaccgccAGGGCCCACGTCCCGCCTaatcctgtagcgtttgaccacgagatctagccctttgacttcccatggacgggctttgaccagtggacctctccacccggttgtgtcgggtcggcccagagggacaccggggagcaacatccgggccaaacccacagctaaatccactccgtctagacccgacgcgtccgtttcccccctccaagtgccggcggcggcgccgtccgtgacggtggccacaccccggagacgtgtgccacctcttcggacatgccacaacaccaccccgcatgtatcagggcccggtacgacgcttcggtggcattgctacccctcagGGCCCCCGCcctgcctaaccctggagcggttgaccacgggatctagccctttgactttgcacggacgggctttgaccagtggatctctccacccggttgtgtcggatccgggccaaacccacagctaaatccactccatgtagaccagacgcgtccgttccccccccccctccaggtgccggcggcggcaccgtccgtgacggggccacaccccggagatgcgtgccgcctcttcggacatgccataacaccatccggttgtggtaggtcatccgatatatataaacacttggagcaaagtccccttcgtatagacccgatgcggctgttccccattccagttgccggctggcggcggcaccgttcgtgaggggggtcACAACGCTCTGTATAGAACCGAAAAATAatgtatgtatgcttattaacacatactgtatgtaagttagttaaataaaaataataaagaaaacagtgaagaaaaagaaaaaaactatatgtatgcttattaacacatactatatGCTTATTAACACAATATACaggtatgcttattaacacatactgtatgcttattaacacaatctataggtatgcttattaacacatactgtatgcttaataataataataatactataTGGAAAAAAAACTCGGCATAggtgcggccagggcagatggacaGCGCCGCGCATCGATGACGTGTCgggtatgccgacggctgccgtcggcatagctcctGGTCGGTGCGCTCTGGATCAGTGACGTGTCAcccgtatctatgccgacggccaccgtcacggccgtcggcatagatttgacgtCGTTAGCCGGCCGTGACAGCGGGcccgcatctatgccgacggcctatatatgccgacggcagctGTAGGCGTAGTCTGGGATAAGCCAACGGCCTATATATGCCGATGGCTGCTCTCGGCGTAGACACAGATAGCCCGACGGCCATTGTATGCCGACGGCCAGGAGCTAGTTGTCGGCATGGCTCGGActaggccgacggcagccgtcggcatatattTGGCTGTCGGCGtagagccctgttccggtagtgaaTAGAGCCTAGCTCAGGTAGTTAGGTTTCTTTGCATACTTCAAATCAAACGTGAATGGCTACATTTTTTATTCAAATCAAACGTGAATGGCAATGTAACTGTGGAGATGGTGAAGCTCTAGTGTGCGGCAAAGGTGACTGAGATGGGGATCCTCACTGTGTGCTTGACAGAGACCCACCGGATCGCACCCTGCACCGCCGTGGCGCTGCTGTTCTTCGCCTCCACGTCTATATTGAATTTCTGGACTTGGTTCGCCTCGGTGAACAAAAGCTTGTCCGGAATAACAGTGACGGTCACAGGGCTGTCTGCCGGCATGTCGACCTCGGGATAGTACACCGCCGGCACCTCTCCGACGTTCGTCACCGTGCGCCCCACCGACATTGGAGGACCTGCGCTCCACGTTGGCGGGAACGACACCGAGACCGACGGGTAGTTCAGCTGGTAGTCTGGGATCGCCATGTCGGCCGAGCAATTCACAGCGCGTCGCGCGATCACTGAGACCTCTTCGCTCTTGTACATGCCGCAGAGGTAGCCGATGTAGTCGTCCGGGGAAATGTCAAATATCAAGCCGGGGTCCACGGCCTTCTCCGGATTGACATGGCCGGCTCCGACGGCAAAGAGGTCGGCGGCCTTGTGCTGCTCGTCCAGCATCGGCGTGCCGGAGCGGTCCGTGACGTCGGCCGTCGTCATGATGGCGGACttgatcgccgccggcgaccaatcggggtgcttgctcttgatcagcgcCGCGACACCAGCAAGGTGCGGCGTGGACATGGACGTGCCGGAGAGAATGTTGAAGGTGGGCCTGAGGTCAATCGACGGCGGGCCGACTTGGAACGGCCACGCCGCGATCACGTTCACGCCGGGCCCCGTGATGTCGGGCTTCAGAATGCCGGGGCTGTGGACGCTGGGGCCGCGGGAGGAGAAGTAGATGATGACCGGCGCCGGCGACGTGCCGAGGACCGTGCCTCTGAAGGAGATAGTTGCCGTCGGGTTGGTCGTGGAATTGATGTAGGTCTTGATCTCCACTCCAGCAGCATAGCTGACTTGCGAGGCCGGCAGGACGTGCGCGACCGGGGACGTGATATAGCCGTGGAGAAACTGGTTGGCCAGAATCATGCCTGCGCCTCCGGCTCTCAGCACCTCGGCTCCCTTCTCCACCGGCAGGAAGTTGCCGCTGTCGCACAACACTATCTTGTTGTTGACGTCAAAGCCGTCCAGCGAGCCGTTGCCACAGAACTGGGCGGATGTCGTGGAGTTCGAACCGGCGTAGAACAACGGGGCAGCCACCGAGTTGTCGGGCTGGTAGAGCGACTCGCCGTCGAAGGAGAGGTTGTCTCCAAGGATAACCATGGCGCTGATCAAACGGTCCATGGTGCTCGCGGCGACGGTGAGCATCCATGGCGCCTCATTCAATATCGTGGAGTTTCTCGGGCCGACGTTGCCAGCTGCCATGCTGACGAAGACCCCCTTCTCGGCTGCGGCGAACGTGCCGATAGCGACGCTATCATTGTAGAAAGGCCTCTGCGGAAAGCCGAGAGACATGGATATAACGTCGCAGCCGTCGGACACGGCGGCGTCGATGCCGGCGAGCACATCTACACCGGCGCAGGCGCCGCTCGCGTCGCAAACCTTGTACATGGCGACGTGCGCGCGGGGCGCGACGCCGGACGCGGTGCCGTTGCCCTGCCCGAGCACCTGAGCACCCGGCACGGCTGATCCTGCGGCGGTGCTGGACGTGTGCGTGCCGTGCCCATGCCCGTCGATCGGCGACACGGGGGCGGCGCCGGGAGCACTGCCGTTGCCGCTGCTGATGAAGGTCCGAGCACCGATCAGCTTATGCCCGTTGCACGCAGAGCCGTTGAAGTCGCACCTCCCCTTCCACTTGGCCGGCGGCGGCATCATGCCGAAGCCGCTGAAGGAGGGGTGGTCGGGGAAGATCCCGGTGTCGAGCACTCCGATGATGACGCCGTCGCCGGAGCCAACGGACAAGTTCCTCGCGCCCAGCGCCGTGTCGAGTCCCAGGAACTGCGGCGTGTGCGTCGTCTGCACGTGGTAGATCACGTCCGGCACAGCGGCGACGAACCCGGGCATGGCGGAGACGGCTTCGAGCTCCCGCCGCGTCAGCCGCGCCGCGAAGCCACTTGCCACGTGGTGGTAGGAGTGGAGCAGCCGGCCTTGCTCGGGTAGGAAGGACTGATGCCACGCCTTCCGGTCGTTCTCCGTCTTGCCGGACAGGCGGTTCTCCTGGGGCTGCACGTGGATAACGTACGTGCGGAGCTCGTCCCCGGCGTTGACAATGGCGAGGAGGAGAAAGGAGAGAATGGAGAAAAGCAAGGAGAGCTTGAAGATTCCCATGGCTAATTACTTGCCATTGTTGTGGGGACATGGTCTTTATATCGCTGGCTCCCTTTATTGTTCTAGCTGGAGGCATTGTTGTGGTCGAGAGTTTGAGACAAAGGAGCTTTGGAGCTGCGACAAAACATATCTGCGAGGACAACAGATAAATGGTGATCAGGCCTGTGGGTGATTCATGATTGGTTGTATTGCTTGGGAATTGACGTTCCGCGGCAGCCGGCAAGCAAAGACAAGCTGGTTAGGAGTATCATGCAGGTTGCTTTCCTGCGCACTCAAACATACCATTTGATAGTAGACCGTACGTGCGTTGTCACGGGCCTTCTAATATTTTTGTTGGTTGCATATATTAAAACATAATGCATTTCAAATTTTACATGTGTAGAAAAGATTTCAAATAACAGTCGACAAATATACTTGATGCAACAAGGAGCCTCCCATCTGAGCCTCTCCTTCCGCCTATCGCCCTAGAGGACCAGCCTTTGGCAAGAAACCAAGCTCAGGTCACCATCTCCACTAAATCATTTGTGACGACGTACTACATTACCTTACCTTTGCATATCATTCTACTGTGTATGTTTACACCCGTGTCCTCTCGATATTGCTATGTAGGTCGGCCTAGTGAGCACTATCCTGGAGGATTTGATAATCACTGTGAATGGGGGGGTGAGATGAAACTGTATGAACAGCACGTTGACAAGCTAGAGCGCCTCATCGCCACAAAAGAACATACCATTCCATAGTACATCTGCAGCATGAACAAGACCTTTGCAAGCCCAGGCCAGTGGATGGTGACTATCTCCACACTTGATATTTCTGTTTGACTAGTTAATTGACCATGCGTTGCAACAGAACATGTATATTTGGCGGCTCATCAACTATCATGTCTAATATATGCCTTTAAATTCATCACACTGACACACACATATATTGTTAAAAAAGGGACTCGTGATGCAAATCAAGGGGTCACATGTTTTAAGTATAAGTCATATCGATGGTCATTACAGAGAGGGGGAGTAACAATATAGAGAGTAACATTAcaatgagagagagagtgtgtgtaaCATTTCACACTGACACACATAGATTGTTTTTGACCGACTACAGCATAGCCTAGAAACTTGAAAATTTAGAGGGCAATTATCGTTGACCAAGACTCGGCTACACCGGAGGGTGTTGAAAGCGTGATTGCGCTGTGACCAACACGACAGGGCGTATTCCTAGAAGCCAAAAATTGTGGCATGCGGCCTAGTCAAAGTAACATATACAGTTCAGAGCTTGTAGTGGTTGTTGGAATAAACAGTGTAGTCTTCATCTGCAGAGGACCCTGCTACTGTCCGTGAGCGCACAAGGGACGCAACCGGCGGAAGGTGGATGTTGGTGGACACATCGGCATAGTCATTGGGCAAGTTGCGCTAGCAGAGAGCGGCCTGGAGCGCCCGCGGCTCATTGACCTTGGCATCGACGGCCTGGTCGGGAAGGCATGCCTACTGCCTAGAAGCTCGGACATCCATCCCGGTGGGATCTGCCATTTCTCCTACTCTGACAGCCTGCACGGCAAGATCTAGAAGGTGAGACATTGGGCAAAGCTCAAAGCCAGATCCGATTTATCGAAACCTTGACTACGACTAGGGTCTACGGCTGTACAAGAGGCAAAGCCCTCGCCCAACTAAACTTGGGCTTTCGCCGGAGCAGAGAGTGGAGGGAGCTGCAACGAGGAATTAGGGAGCGGGTCCTCGAAAACTTTCTTTTAGCTCCTCGAAGACACGGTTGTTTCGGGAGAGAAGTAGAAACCTCCAGAATATTCGTGTTGTGTTTCGGATGCCTTCTACAAAATTCTCTCAGATGCTCAGGGTGTTTTTGCAAAACTGGTGCCTCGGGTCATTCTCATCCTTAGATTCCACATCGAACGGTGCAAATGGCCCtaaggcaggcacaccatcaccgccaactggcttttttataggagtagagacaTCACATTACATATGATGGCGTCAGAAGACCAGTCTTGTGCGACGCCCGTGAGAGGGATGTGGTCTACATCGAGGAGTACTATGATGGGGAGCCGACGATGGCACGGCGAGCAGATGCTCAAGCAAGCGAGCGCCCGCTCAGTAGGGGACCGTAACAGTAATAAGAGTTGTCATGCCATCAGGTTGTATGTCCGTAGGTTTTCTTTCCTTTGCTATAAATACAAACATGCCCTACACTAGTTTGGACCAGTTGTAATGGGTGGTCCTCATTATCTCTACAATCATTTTAAGTTGACTTGAATTTATAATTTCTCCATTGAAACAG is a window encoding:
- the LOC123039518 gene encoding subtilisin-like protease 4 — translated: MGIFKLSLLFSILSFLLLAIVNAGDELRTYVIHVQPQENRLSGKTENDRKAWHQSFLPEQGRLLHSYHHVASGFAARLTRRELEAVSAMPGFVAAVPDVIYHVQTTHTPQFLGLDTALGARNLSVGSGDGVIIGVLDTGIFPDHPSFSGFGMMPPPAKWKGRCDFNGSACNGHKLIGARTFISSGNGSAPGAAPVSPIDGHGHGTHTSSTAAGSAVPGAQVLGQGNGTASGVAPRAHVAMYKVCDASGACAGVDVLAGIDAAVSDGCDVISMSLGFPQRPFYNDSVAIGTFAAAEKGVFVSMAAGNVGPRNSTILNEAPWMLTVAASTMDRLISAMVILGDNLSFDGESLYQPDNSVAAPLFYAGSNSTTSAQFCGNGSLDGFDVNNKIVLCDSGNFLPVEKGAEVLRAGGAGMILANQFLHGYITSPVAHVLPASQVSYAAGVEIKTYINSTTNPTATISFRGTVLGTSPAPVIIYFSSRGPSVHSPGILKPDITGPGVNVIAAWPFQVGPPSIDLRPTFNILSGTSMSTPHLAGVAALIKSKHPDWSPAAIKSAIMTTADVTDRSGTPMLDEQHKAADLFAVGAGHVNPEKAVDPGLIFDISPDDYIGYLCGMYKSEEVSVIARRAVNCSADMAIPDYQLNYPSVSVSFPPTWSAGPPMSVGRTVTNVGEVPAVYYPEVDMPADSPVTVTVIPDKLLFTEANQVQKFNIDVEAKNSSATAVQGAIRWVSVKHTVRIPISVTFAAH